A single genomic interval of Aedes aegypti strain LVP_AGWG chromosome 1, AaegL5.0 Primary Assembly, whole genome shotgun sequence harbors:
- the LOC23687659 gene encoding BTB/POZ domain-containing protein 9: MSSQSHKMSGPHASCSSTKTAVEEIELTARFSEQMAQLCMSYDYSDVTFIVEDEKLPAHRVILAARSEYFRALLYGGLSESTQNEIHLKIPLKAFKALLKYIYSGSMSLAQMKEENILDTLGLANQYGFTDLEIAISDYLRQVLSLNNVCAIMDAAKLFDLEGLTSVCHAFMDRNAEAILQHESFKNLSQDAICSLLQRDSFFAPEVQIFQAVHDWCKCNSDGESIETVVSMVRFSLMTLEQLLHVVRPSGILNPDRLLDAIAEKIASTQLPYRGALWPEENVACNKFNSRTIQGELRSALLDGDTISYDMEKGYTRHSISDNGDSQGIVVELGKLFIINHIKILLWDRDTRSYSYYVEVSVNQTNWDRVVDHTDYYCRSWQYLYFPSRAVRYIRLIGTHNTVNKVFHVVALEAMFTEKTTPVVNGIVAPSYNVATVDRSATVVEGVSRTRNVLLNGDVKNYDWDSGYTCHQLGSGVILVQLGQPYWIGSLRLLLWDCDDRSYSFYIESSTNLKQWDMIVDMRKDRAKSWQHFVFDPRVVVYIKIVGTYNTANEIFHCVHFECPSQDPKYLKSDARDGLLSLALAAASNGNNPLSGAAGLLAQEMYGVAGGEGAAGGLAAVLEPQPSTSRESTVSTRELVD; encoded by the exons ATGAGCAGCCAGAGTCATAAGATGTCCGGTCCTCACGCGTCGTGTTCCAGTACCAAAACCGCTGTCGAAGAGATCGAACTCACGGCCAGATTCAGCGAACAGATGGCTCAGCTCTGCATGTCCTACGACTACTCGGACGTAACATTCATCGTCGAAGACGAGAAACTGCCCGCCCATCGGGTTATCCTGGCCGCCCGTAGCGAGTACTTCCGGGCCTTGCTCTACGGTGGCCTGTCCGAATCGACCCAGAATGAGATTCATCTGAAAATACCGTTGAAGGCTTTCAAGGCCCTGCTGAAGTACATCTATTCCGGGAGCATGTCCCTTGCGCAgatgaaagaggaaaacatacTGGACACGTTGGGGTTGGCTAATCAGTACGGCTTCACGGATCTGGAGATTGCTATCTCGGACTACCTACGGCAGGTCCTGTCGTTGAACAACGTCTGCGCCATTATGGATGCGGCCAAGCTGTTCGATCTGGAGGGTCTCACCAGTGTGTGTCACGCCTTCATGGACCGCAACGCGGAAGCCATTCTCCAGCATGAGTCGTTCAAGAACCTCTCGCAGGACGCCATCTGCAGTCTACTGCAGAGGGATTCGTTCTTTGCCCCGGAGGTGCAAATCTTCCAGGCCGTGCACGATTGGTGCAAGTGTAATTCGGACGGCGAAAGCATCGAGACGGTGGTCTCCATGGTGAGGTTCTCGCTGATGACGCTGGAGCAGCTGCTGCACGTGGTTCGGCCGTCCGGGATCCTGAATCCGGACCGTTTGCTGGATGCGATTGCCGAGAAGATTGCGTCCACGCAGTTGCCATACCGAGGGGCTTTGT GGCCTGAGGAGAATGTCGCTTGCAACAAGTTCAACTCTCGTACGATCCAGGGCGAGCTGCGATCGGCCCTGCTGGATGGGGACACCATTTCCTACGACATGGAAAAGGGCTACACTCGGCACTCCATCAGCGACAATGGCGATTCCCAGGGCATCGTCGTGGAGCTGGGAAAGCTGTTCATCATCAATCACATCAAGATACTGTTGTGGGATCGGGACACCCGGTCGTACTCGTACTACGTGGAAGTCTCGGTCAATCAAACCAACTGGGACCGGGTTGTGGACCACACGGATTACTACTGCCGCTCATGGCAGTACCTCTATTTCCCCTCGCGAGCCGTGCGCTACATTCGGTTGATCGGAACGCACAATACGGTGAATAAGGTCTTCCACGTTGTCGCACTGGAGGCGATGTTCACCGAGAAGACAACTCCGGTCGTGAATGGCATTGTGGCACCCAGCTACAACGTGGCCACCGTTGATCGGAGCGCCACCGTGGTCGAAGGCGTCAGTCGCACCCGAAATGTGCTACTCAATGGAGACGTCAAGAACTACGACTGGGATTCGGGTTACACCTGCCATCAGCTGGGCAGCGGGGTCATCTTGGTCCAGCTGGGACAGCCCTACTGGATCGGTTCGCTACGGTTGCTGCTATGGGATTGCGACGATCGCTCGTACAGCTTCTACATCGAAAGCTCGACCAATCTGAAACAGTGGGACATGATCGTCGACATGCGGAAAGACCGGGCGAAGTCGTGGCAACACTTTGTGTTTGATCCCAGGGTGGTGGTCTACATCAAAATCGTCGGCACGTACAATACGGCTAATGAG ATTTTCCACTGCGTCCACTTCGAGTGCCCCTCGCAGGACCCCAAATATCTGAAGAGTGATGCCCGCGATGG